In the genome of Pseudomonadota bacterium, the window TCATCGATGGACGTGGTGGCTGACTGCGTGGCGAGCGACTGTCGAAGAAACCGGGACAGGCTCACGATGAGGCGCTCGGCGCGAGGCGCGTCGACCATCACCAGCGACGCGATGCTGTTGAGCGCGTTGAAGAGGAAGTGCGGGCGGATCTGCGCGGTGAGGAAGCGCTGCCGCGTCTCGGCCAGCTCGACGGCCAGCCGCGCCGCGCGGGCCTGCTCGAGGCCCAGCGCCATGTGACCGGCGAGCGCGCGCACCACCGCCACCTCGTCCGGGCCGAAGCTGCGATCGGCCATCCGGGTGTCGGCATACAGCACCCCGAGCACCCGCTCCCCGAGGCGCAGCGGCGCGGCCATGACGCTGCGCAGGTCGTTGGCGGCAAGACTGTCCCACGCCGAGGTGTCATCGTCGTCGCAGACCAGTATGACCTCTCCCTCCGCGCGAGCGCGCGCAACCGCCGTTCGACTGAATGCGGCGGCCTGACCCAGATCGCGCCCTTCCGCGTCACGCCCGGCCGAGGGGGCCAGCTCGGCGCCATCCGCGAGGAAGAGAAGCGCGCGCTCCGCGCCGAGCAGCGATACCGCCTCATCGAGCATGCGGCGCAGCAGCTGCTCCGGGTCGGTAAGGGAGGTCCAGGCTGCGCTGGCGTGCAGGAGCACGTCGAGCTGCCGATGCACCCGCTCGAGGGTCGCCGGAGGCGCCGGTCCGGACAAGGCAGCGCGATCGTCGACGCCCAGTGTGCGGGAGAGCGCGCGCGCGAATCCCGCGATGCCGCAGCCCTGGGCCAGGGCAACGGCCTGCTCGGCATCGCGACGAGCGGCGGCGTGCCAGCCGCGACCCCGATACACGTGCGCGCGGACGACATGAGACTCGAGGAGGGTGAAGCGATTGTCGACCTCGTGCGACAGCTCCTCGGCACGTGACGCTCGCCTCAGCGCCACATCTGCGCGACCCTCGAGAAGGGCGAGTCGCGCGTGCAGCGCCTGACGGTGGCAGTCGAGCGATGCGACCGTCGCCACCCGGTCGACCCGGGACAGGTCGGCGCGCAGCTCGCTCACAGAGCAGCCACGTCGCACCCGTACCCAGGCCGCTACGACGGGAAGAGGTCGGAGCAAGACCGCTCCGCCCCCCACCTTCGATGACTGCCAGCGTCCCAGCAGCGCATCGACCTCGGCCTCCTGCGGCAGCGTGCGCAGCTGGCTGAGCAGCAGGCACAGCAGCGCCCAGAGACGTCGCGGCGATGGCGTGTCATCGCGATAGAGATCACCGGCCGCCTGGCTGAGCCAGGCACGGCTGTCGTCGGCCGAGCCG includes:
- a CDS encoding GAF domain-containing protein, which produces MSLAGWLEPVGGAWWTASEALQRAVRHTFGGDGDSVVAQAAAIQRLEWEGRAPQASLGASRLLEAEAVDLPLGLFEAVTADLALNLALRGRFDEAFSWAERGVARIRGAVEGPGEGPAVLSPLAGALRALLGSADDSRAWLSQAAGDLYRDDTPSPRRLWALLCLLLSQLRTLPQEAEVDALLGRWQSSKVGGGAVLLRPLPVVAAWVRVRRGCSVSELRADLSRVDRVATVASLDCHRQALHARLALLEGRADVALRRASRAEELSHEVDNRFTLLESHVVRAHVYRGRGWHAAARRDAEQAVALAQGCGIAGFARALSRTLGVDDRAALSGPAPPATLERVHRQLDVLLHASAAWTSLTDPEQLLRRMLDEAVSLLGAERALLFLADGAELAPSAGRDAEGRDLGQAAAFSRTAVARARAEGEVILVCDDDDTSAWDSLAANDLRSVMAAPLRLGERVLGVLYADTRMADRSFGPDEVAVVRALAGHMALGLEQARAARLAVELAETRQRFLTAQIRPHFLFNALNSIASLVMVDAPRAERLIVSLSRFLRQSLATQSATTSIDEELKYLRAYLDIEAARFGSRLRVQVDIDDAARLARIPSMSLQPLVENAIRHGVTARPEGGTVTVRAQRVGEAVEVVVSDDGV